Proteins encoded in a region of the Schistocerca serialis cubense isolate TAMUIC-IGC-003099 chromosome 6, iqSchSeri2.2, whole genome shotgun sequence genome:
- the LOC126484252 gene encoding keratin-associated protein 16-1-like — translation MTPPAGCLKVVTPPAGCLQSRDPSYRLPARRDPSCRLPASCDPCCKLPASCDPSCQLPASCDPSCRLPACCHPSYRLPASRDPSCRLPASCDPSCWLPASRDPSRSLPASHDPSSRLPASCDPSCKLPASRDPSYRLPASCDPSCKLPVSRDPFCKLLAKS, via the coding sequence atgACTCCTCCTGCAGGATGCCTGaaagttgtgacccctcctgctggttgcttgcaaagtcgtgacccctcctacaggttgcctgcaagacgtgacccctcctgcaggttgcctgcaagttgtgacccctgctgcaagttgcctgcaagttgtgacccctcctgccagttgcctgcaagttgtgacccctcctgcaggttgcctgcatgTTGTCACCCTTCCTACAgattgcctgcaagtcgtgacccctcctgcaggttaccTGCAAGTTGTGACCCTTCCTGctggttgcctgcaagtcgtgacccctcccgcAGTTTGCCTGCAAGTCATGACCCCTCAAGCAGGTtacctgcaagttgtgacccatcctgcaagttgcctgcaagtcgtgacccttcctacaggttgcctgcaagttgtgacccctcctgcaagtTGCCTGTAAGTCGTGACCCCTTCTGCAAGTTgcttgcaaagtcgtga